A stretch of the Alnus glutinosa chromosome 6, dhAlnGlut1.1, whole genome shotgun sequence genome encodes the following:
- the LOC133871428 gene encoding putative UPF0481 protein At3g02645 yields the protein MEFVDRERKQIMSNIHLIDIIDIEDALVDSMGKDLQSLWPLSTKCVIYKVSERLRRVKESAYTPKVVSIGPLHHGGHQGLRAMEEHKLRYLKDFIDRTGESLKFFVDFVRKNEAKLRSCYAETIQFSVDEFVKMILVDAAFIVEVLLKSSDRKLLDENDRIFNELWLIKDIWTDMLLLENQLPFFILEDLFEKYNKEVLSEYPTLVQLIEYFFKFRMESPGIEDRWEEFSSGDFKIKHFVDLLRHVQLKPVKEHQMKLKKLTMPNVTELHEAGVRFQVSRSENLIDIKFDKKNGILEIPSFIFSAETELIIRNSLAFEQHHYSENYINDYVILMNQLFETPMDIELLVKEGIVENRFNNTREGSDFLYKLAGGAILDQYDFYFASLYEELNSFYIIPWHKYWKVTLHRWNAKLYKWNKKLHRWKEDLKEKYFTSPWAAISIFAAIFLFILTIIQTVCSVMQSGKAK from the coding sequence ATGGAATTTGTTGACagagaaagaaagcaaattaTGAGCAATATTCATTTAATCGACATAATCGACATAGAAGACGCATTGGTAGATTCAATGGGAAAGGATTTGCAAAGCTTATGGCCTTTATCCACTAAATGTGTTATTTATAAAGTTTCTGAGCGACTACGCCGTGTCAAGGAAAGTGCCTACACACCTAAGGTAGTCTCCATTGGCCCACTTCATCATGGTGGTCATCAAGGATTAAGAGCCATGGAAGAACATAAATTGAGGTACCTCAAAGATTTTATTGACCGGACAGGCGAAAGCTTGAAGTTTTTTGTTGACTTTGTAAGGAAGAATGAAGCAAAACTTCGTAGTTGTTATGCAGAAACCATTCAGTTTAGCGTTGATGAATTTGTCAAAATGATTCTGGTGGACGCCGCCTTTATCGTCGAGGTCTTGCTCAAGTCGTCTGACCGTAAACTGCTAGATGAAAATGATCGGATATTTAATGAACTGTGGCTGATAAAGGACATATGGACCGACATGCTTCTGCTTGAAAATCAGCTTCCATTCTTCATTCTTGAGGATCTTTTCGAAAAATACAACAAAGAAGTCCTGTCGGAATATCCAACACTCGTTCAGCTTATagaatactttttcaaattcagAATGGAATCGCCGGGAATAGAAGACAGATGGGAAGAGTTCTCTTCTGGTGATttcaaaattaaacattttgttGATCTCCTACGACACGTGCAATTAAAGCCTGTTAAGGAGCATCAAATGAAACTGAAAAAACTAACCATGCCCAATGTGACAGAGCTACACGAGGCTGGAGTCAGGTTTCAGGTATCGAGAAGCGAAAATCTAATTGAcataaaatttgacaaaaagaaCGGGATACTGGAAATCCCAAGTTTCATTTTCAGTGCTGAAACAGAACTCATAATCCGAAATTCGCTGGCCTTTGAGCAACACCATTACAGTGAGAACTACATCAATGATTATGTTATCCTTATGAATCAGCTTTTTGAAACTCCCATGGATATAGAGTTGCTGGTGAAGGAGGGAATTGTTGAGAATAGGTTTAACAACACCAGAGAAGGGTCAGATTTTCTTTACAAACTTGCAGGTGGGGCTATTTTGGACCAGTATGACTTCTATTTTGCTAGTCTTTATGAAGAGCTGAACTCTTTCTACATAATCCCATGGCACAAGTACTGGAAGGTAACATTGCACAGGTGGAATGCGAAATTGTACAAGTGGAATAAGAAATTGCACAGGTGGAAGGAAgacttgaaagaaaaatatttcacaTCACCATGGGCCGCCATTTCGATTTTTGCAGCTATTTTTCTGTTTATACTTACTATCATACAAACGGTATGTTCTGTTATGCAGTCTGGGAAGGCAAAATGA